One window of Oryza brachyantha chromosome 12, ObraRS2, whole genome shotgun sequence genomic DNA carries:
- the LOC102716280 gene encoding uncharacterized protein LOC102716280 isoform X1: MEYERIHKVQMGVMSPTKLRMKLLGSHGSSPQKIDEAKKSPARLDADDDGDDHPKNSLLAQELDEEYPKDRSDSSRSRSDASHGRAGHGGGGNGYDSGHDAGGGGGFEFYREERPPAAVVGGTFFRQVPSKWNDAEKWLAGRHVVHSNPIFSKKAAAAAAAVAVSGRVAPESDAKRSGSALTELTSSPPSSSSSVSKQPRHKRLRVSALAPVSMRDVGTEMTPMASKEQSRSGTPAGAATPSLSPLCSVPSSPRGCGSGSGSATAASSSSSSERELQIRTRREIAALGMQLGKMNIASWASKQEELVARASPEKRPHPGDDGDGDGDAKRHEFEARAVAWQETQKCKLALRYQRKEVKIQEWESCQKAKFEAKMRHAEVQAEQMKARAKQKLSRRLSALSHKAEGKQARAEARRSRQAARLARQVDRIRDTGVAPPSSRLRRCCSWLFL; this comes from the exons ATGGAATACGAGAGGATACACAAAGTTCAG ATGGGAGTCATGTCTCCAACCAAGCTGAGGATGAAGCTGCTAGGGTCCCATGGCAGCAGCCCCCAGAAGATCGACGAGGCGAAGAAGTCGCCGGCGAGGCTCGACGCcgacgatgacggcgacgaccaccCCAAGAACAGCCTATTGGCCCAAGAACTCGATGAAG AGTATCCCAAGGACCGGTCGGATTCTTCCCGGTCGCGCTCCGACGCGAGCCATGGCAGGGCCggtcatggcggcggcggcaatggctACGACAGCGGGCACgatgctggcggcggcggaggtttCGAGTTCTACAGGGAGGagaggccgccggcggcggtggtcgggGGAACGTTCTTCAGGCAGGTGCCGTCCAAGTGGAACGACGCCGAGAAGTGGCTCGCCGGTAGGCACGTCGTGCACTCGAACCCCATCTTCTCCAagaaggccgccgccgccgccgccgccgtcgctgtctcCGGCCGTGTCGCGCCGGAGTCGGACGCGAAGAGGAGCGGTAGCGCGCTGACCGAGCTGacgtcatcgccgccgtcctcgtcgtcgtcggtgagcaAGCAGCCTCGCCACAAGAGGCTCCGCGTCTCAG CGCTGGCGCCGGTGTCGATGCGGGACGTGGGGACGGAGATGACACCGATGGCGAGCAAGGAGCAGTCGCGGAGCGGcacgccggccggcgccgccacgccgtcgctgagcCCGCTCTGCTCGGTTCCGTCGAGCCCGAGGGggtgcggcagcggcagcggcagcgccaccgccgcctcgtcgtcgtcgtcgtcggagcggGAGCTGCAGATCAGGACGCGCCGCGAGATCGCCGCCCTCGGGATGCAGCTGGGCAAGATGAACATCGCGTCGTGGGCCAGCAAGCAGGAGGAGCTCGTCGCCCGTGCCTCGCCGGAGAAGCGACCCCaccccggcgacgacggggacggcgacggcgacgccaaGAGGCACGAGTTCGAGGCGCGCGCCGTGGCGTGGCAGGAGACGCAGAAGTGCAAGCTCGCATTGAG GTATCAGAGGAAGGAGGTGAAGATTCAGGAATGGGAGAGCTGCCAGAAGGCCAAATTCGAAGCCAAGATGAGGCATGCAGAG GTGCAGGCAGAGCAGATGAAGGCGAGGGCGAAGCAGAAGCTGAGCAGGAGGCTGTCGGCGTTGAGCCACAAGGCGGAGGGGAAGCAGGCGAGGGCGGAGGCTCGCCGGAGCCGGCAGGCGGCGCGGCTGGCCCGGCAGGTGGACCGCATCCGCGACACcggcgtcgcgccgccgtcgtcgcggctccgccgctgctgcagctggctgTTCCTCTGA
- the LOC102716280 gene encoding uncharacterized protein LOC102716280 isoform X2, protein MGVMSPTKLRMKLLGSHGSSPQKIDEAKKSPARLDADDDGDDHPKNSLLAQELDEEYPKDRSDSSRSRSDASHGRAGHGGGGNGYDSGHDAGGGGGFEFYREERPPAAVVGGTFFRQVPSKWNDAEKWLAGRHVVHSNPIFSKKAAAAAAAVAVSGRVAPESDAKRSGSALTELTSSPPSSSSSVSKQPRHKRLRVSALAPVSMRDVGTEMTPMASKEQSRSGTPAGAATPSLSPLCSVPSSPRGCGSGSGSATAASSSSSSERELQIRTRREIAALGMQLGKMNIASWASKQEELVARASPEKRPHPGDDGDGDGDAKRHEFEARAVAWQETQKCKLALRYQRKEVKIQEWESCQKAKFEAKMRHAEVQAEQMKARAKQKLSRRLSALSHKAEGKQARAEARRSRQAARLARQVDRIRDTGVAPPSSRLRRCCSWLFL, encoded by the exons ATGGGAGTCATGTCTCCAACCAAGCTGAGGATGAAGCTGCTAGGGTCCCATGGCAGCAGCCCCCAGAAGATCGACGAGGCGAAGAAGTCGCCGGCGAGGCTCGACGCcgacgatgacggcgacgaccaccCCAAGAACAGCCTATTGGCCCAAGAACTCGATGAAG AGTATCCCAAGGACCGGTCGGATTCTTCCCGGTCGCGCTCCGACGCGAGCCATGGCAGGGCCggtcatggcggcggcggcaatggctACGACAGCGGGCACgatgctggcggcggcggaggtttCGAGTTCTACAGGGAGGagaggccgccggcggcggtggtcgggGGAACGTTCTTCAGGCAGGTGCCGTCCAAGTGGAACGACGCCGAGAAGTGGCTCGCCGGTAGGCACGTCGTGCACTCGAACCCCATCTTCTCCAagaaggccgccgccgccgccgccgccgtcgctgtctcCGGCCGTGTCGCGCCGGAGTCGGACGCGAAGAGGAGCGGTAGCGCGCTGACCGAGCTGacgtcatcgccgccgtcctcgtcgtcgtcggtgagcaAGCAGCCTCGCCACAAGAGGCTCCGCGTCTCAG CGCTGGCGCCGGTGTCGATGCGGGACGTGGGGACGGAGATGACACCGATGGCGAGCAAGGAGCAGTCGCGGAGCGGcacgccggccggcgccgccacgccgtcgctgagcCCGCTCTGCTCGGTTCCGTCGAGCCCGAGGGggtgcggcagcggcagcggcagcgccaccgccgcctcgtcgtcgtcgtcgtcggagcggGAGCTGCAGATCAGGACGCGCCGCGAGATCGCCGCCCTCGGGATGCAGCTGGGCAAGATGAACATCGCGTCGTGGGCCAGCAAGCAGGAGGAGCTCGTCGCCCGTGCCTCGCCGGAGAAGCGACCCCaccccggcgacgacggggacggcgacggcgacgccaaGAGGCACGAGTTCGAGGCGCGCGCCGTGGCGTGGCAGGAGACGCAGAAGTGCAAGCTCGCATTGAG GTATCAGAGGAAGGAGGTGAAGATTCAGGAATGGGAGAGCTGCCAGAAGGCCAAATTCGAAGCCAAGATGAGGCATGCAGAG GTGCAGGCAGAGCAGATGAAGGCGAGGGCGAAGCAGAAGCTGAGCAGGAGGCTGTCGGCGTTGAGCCACAAGGCGGAGGGGAAGCAGGCGAGGGCGGAGGCTCGCCGGAGCCGGCAGGCGGCGCGGCTGGCCCGGCAGGTGGACCGCATCCGCGACACcggcgtcgcgccgccgtcgtcgcggctccgccgctgctgcagctggctgTTCCTCTGA
- the LOC102716558 gene encoding auxin response factor 25 produces the protein MKLSPSAAPDTLQALPENDGEQRCLNSELWHACAGPLVSLPMVRSRVVYFPQGHSEQVAASTNKEVDAQIPNYPNLPPQLICQLHNVTMHADAETDEVYAQMTLQPLSPEEQKEPFLPMELGAASKQPTNYFCKTLTASDTSTHGGFSVPRRAAEKVFPPLDFSLQPPAQELIARDLHENEWKFRHIFRGQPKRHLLTTGWSVFVSAKRLVAGDSVIFIWNDNNQLLLGIRRANRPQTVMPSSVLSSDSMHIGLLAAAAHAAATNSRFTIFYNPRASPSEFVIPLAKYVKAVYHTRVSVGMRFRMLFETEESSVRRYMGTITSISDLDSVRWPNSHWRSVKVGWDESTTGDKQPRVSLWEIEPLTTFPMYPSAFPLRLKRPWASGLPMHGMFNGGGNDDFARYPSLMWLRDGNRGAQTLNFQGHGISPWLQPRIDSPLLGVKTDTYQQMAAAALEEIRSGDNLKQPSATLQYQQTQNLNGGLNSLFASHVLQQMHYQTPQSPLQAVQQGHCQNTGDSGFVQGQLTQLQLLKEQEFQQQQQQQRQQILQEQSHHEMPQQLPSSDPRIADVASESGSATQAPSSLLNGSSFYHQNLLEGNRNPSLQLHNNFHNFSSQEASDILSLPPSSQLMASNGWPSKQLAVESIVHPEAQPMLPKIEKVNHHTSISHFPGTFPSQSARGCSVVQDCGADADNRLLSSSFELQDGMTSIISDASRETDTMAIPLLRYNGADLTTENTLATSNCLGESGTFNHLNNVCVNPSQGATFVKVYKSGSLGRSLDISRFSSYCELRSELEHLFGLEGQLEDPVRSGWQLVFVDRENDILLVGDDPWQEFANSVWCIKILSPQEVQKLVRGGDGLLSSPGARIQQSNACDDYSASHNMQNIPGNIASVAPLDY, from the exons ATGAAGCTCTCCCCGTCGGCAGCGCCGGATACACTGCAGGCTTTGCCGGAGAATGACG GGGAACAAAGGTGTCTGAACTCGGAGCTGTGGCATGCATGCGCTGGGCCCCTTGTGTCTTTGCCAATGGTCAGGAGCCGGGTCGTCTACTTTCCACAGGGCCATAGTGAGCAG GTTGCGGCATCGACTAATAAGGAAGTTGATGCTCAAATCCCAAATTATCCAAACCTACCCCCTCAGCTAATCTGCCAGCTTCATAATGTCACCATGCAT GCTGATGCAGAAACAGATGAAGTTTATGCCCAGATGACACTGCAGCCATTGAGCCCG GAAGAGCAAAAGGAACCTTTTCTTCCCATGGAGTTGGGTGCTGCTAGCAAGCAGCCCACTAATTACTTCTGCAAGACGTTGACTGCGAGCGATACAAGTACTCATGGTGGATTCTCTGTTCCCCGCCGAGCAGCTGAGAAAGTCTTCCCTCCACTG GATTTTTCACTGCAACCTCCAGCACAGGAGTTGATCGCAAGAGATTTGCATGAAAATGAGTGGAAATTTCGTCATATATTTCGTG GTCAGCCCAAAAGGCATCTCCTTACAACAGGCTGGAGTGTGTTTGTGAGTGCGAAAAGACTAGTAGCAGGAGACTCTGTTATATTTATCTG GAATGATAACAATCAACTTCTTTTGGGAATACGTCGTGCAAATCGTCCGCAGACTGTTATGCCCTCTTCCGTGTTATCAAGTGATAGCATGCATATAGGTCTtcttgcagcagcagctcatgCTGCAGCCACAAATAGTCGcttcactattttttataacccCAG GGCTAGCCCTTCTGAATTTGTGATCCCATTGGCCAAGTATGTGAAGGCTGTTTATCACACACGCGTATCTGTTGGGATGCGCTTTAGAATGCTTTTTGAGACAGAGGAATCAAGTGTTAGACG ATACATGGGTACAATCACCAGCATAAGTGATCTAGATTCTGTGCGCTGGCCAAACTCACATTGGCGTTCTGTTAAG GTTGGTTGGGATGAGTCTACCACTGGTGATAAACAGCCAAGAGTTTCTCTCTGGGAGATTGAGCCTTTGACAACCTTTCCGATGTACCCCAGTGCCTTTCCATTAAGACTTAAGCGTCCGTGGGCTTCAGGACTGCCTATGCACGGCATGTTCAATG GTGGGGGGAATGATGATTTTGCTCGCTATCCTTCTCTCATGTGGCTTCGAGATGGAAATAGAGGAGCACAGACACTGAATTTTCAAGGACATGGAATCTCACCATGGCTTCAGCCAAGAATAGATTCTCCATTGCTGGGTGTTAAGACAGACACATACCAGCAAATGGCTGCAGCGGCATTGGAAGAAATTAGATCTGGGGATAATTTAAAGCAGCCTTCGGCTACCCTGCAATACCAACAGACTCAGAATCTGAATGGTGGACTGAATTCTCTGTTTGCAAGTCATGTTCTACAACAGATGCATTATCAAACTCCACAGTCACCCCTGCAAGCTGTTCAGCAAGGCCATTGTCAGAACACTGGTGACTCTGGATTTGTTCAAGGTCAGCTTACGCAGCTGCAGTTGCTAAAGGAGCAAGAgttccagcagcagcagcagcagcaaagacAGCAAATTTTACAAGAGCAATCTCATCATGAGATGCCACAGCAGCTCCCATCCAGTGATCCTCGTATTGCTGATGTAGCCTCTGAGTCTGGATCTGCTACACAGGCACCATCATCATTGCTTAATGGATCATCATTCTACCATCAAAACCTCTTAGAAGGAAATAGGAATCCCTCTTTGCAACTACACAATAATTTCCACAACTTTTCCAGCCAAGAAGCCTCGGACATCCTTAGTTTGCCTCCAAGTAGCCAATTAATGGCATCCAATGGGTGGCCTTCAAAGCAGCTGGCTGTAGAATCTATTGTTCATCCTGAAGCTCAGCCCATGCTTCCCAAGATTGAGAAAGTAAATCACCATACTAGTATATCTCATTTTCCTGGTACCTTTCCATCACAATCTGCAAGAGGCTGTTCTGTCGTCCAGGATTGTGGGGCTGATGCTGATAACCGCCTACTTTCATCATCATTTGAACTCCAGGATGGCATGACAAGCATCATAAGTGATGCTAGCAGAGAAACTGATACTATGGCCATACCTTTGTTGAGATATAATGGTGCAGATTTGACAACTGAAAACACCTTAGCAACCTCCAATTGTTTAGGTGAATCTGGAACGTTCAATCATCTTAATAATGTTTGTGTAAATCCGTCACAAGGAGCAACCTTTGTGAAG GTTTACAAATCAGGGTCCCTTGGGAGATCACTCGACATCTCCAGATTCAGTAGCTACTGCGAATTGCGTAGTGAGCTCGAGCATCTCTTTGGTCTTGAAGGCCAACTGGAGGACCCTGTAAGATCAGGCTGGCAGCTTGTATTTGTCGACAGGGAAAATGACATTCTTCTTGTCGGCGACGATCCATGGCA ggAGTTTGCGAATAGCGTATGGTGCATAAAAATACTCTCGCCACAGGAGGTGCAGAAGTTGGTTCGTGGTGGAGACGGCCTTCTGTCCTCACCTGGAGCAAGGATTCAGCAGAGCAATGCTTGCGACGACTATTCTGCGAGCCACAACATGCAGAATATCCCTGGCAACATTGCATCTGTAGCACCTCTGGACTACTGA
- the LOC102700759 gene encoding hydroxyproline O-galactosyltransferase GALT2-like isoform X2, translating into MKRARSSEVFLGGRGRARRRVAPLLAAAAFVYLLFVSVKLTGLGIADPAAISRPASGGGGVGEVMQRRLEVEEPAPHARSARAGVAVAGYGRITGEILRRREAGGWRRRWGRSGNVSELERMAEEAWELGGKAWEEACAFAGDVDSIVSRDGGGETKCPGSIAIGGADGETVAFLPCGLAVGSAVTVVGTAWAARPEYVEALERRGEGNGTVMVAQFAVELRGLRAVEGEEPPRILHLNPRLRGDWSQRPVLEMNTCFRMQWGKAHRCDGNPSKDDDQVDGLVKCEKWDRRDTVDSKETKTSSWLNRFIGRAKKPEMRWPYPFAEGKMFVLTIQAGVEGYHVSVGGRHVASFPHRMGFSLEDATGLAVTGGVDVHSIYATSLPKVHPSFSLQQVLEMSERWKARPVPEEPIKVFIGILSATNHFGERMAIRKSWMQFPAIQLGNVVARFFVALSHRKEINAALKKEAEYFGDVVIVPFIDRYELVVLKTVAICEFGVQNVSAEYIMKCDDDTFVRLDVVLQQISVYNRTMPLYMGNLNLLHRPLRHGKWAVTYEEWPEFVYPPYANGPGYVISIDIAQDIVSRHANHSLRCSCSRWKM; encoded by the exons atgaagCGGGCGCGCAGCTCCGAGGTATTCCTAGGAGGCCGGggtcgcgcgcgccgccgcgtggcGCCCCTGCTCGCTGCCGCGGCCTTCGTTTACCTCCTGTTCGTGTCAGTAAAGCTCACCGGCCTCGGCATCGCCGACCCGGCGGCTATCAGTCgcccggcgagcggcggcggcggcgtgggggagGTGATgcagcggcggctcgaggTCGAGGAGCCGGCACCCCACGCGCGCTCTGCTAGGGCtggtgtcgccgtcgcggggTACGGCCGCATCACTGGGGAGatcctccggcggcgggaggctggagggtggcggaggcggtgggggcgctCCGGGAACGTCTCGGAGCTCGAGAGGATGGCCGAGGAGGCGTGGGAGCTGGGTGGGAAGGCATGGGAGGAGGCGTGCGCGTTCGCCGGCGACGTGGACTCCATCGTCTCCCGCGACGGCGGGGGCGAGACCAAGTGCCCCGGCTCGATCGCcatcggcggcgccgacggcgagacCGTGGCGTTCCTCCCGTGCGGGCTGGCCGTCGGGTCGGCGGTGACGGTGGTGGGGACGGCGTGGGCGGCCCGGCCGGAGTACGTGGAGGCGCTGgagcggcgcggggaggggaACGGGACGGTGATGGTGGCGCAGTTCGCCGTCGAGCTGCGGGGGCTCCGCGCCGTCGAGGGCGAGGAGCCGCCCAGGATCCTGCACCTCAACCCGCGGCTGCGCGGCGACTGGAGCCAGCGGCCCGTGCTGGAGATGAACACCTGCTTCCGCATGCAGTGGGGCAAGGCGCACCGCTGCGACGGCAACCCCTCCAAGGACGACGACCAGG TGGATGGATTGGTTAAATGTGAGAAATGGGATCGGAGAGACACTGTTGattcaaaagaaacaaagacaAGTTCATGGTTGAACAGGTTCATTGGACGAGCAAAGAAACCAGAAATGAGATGGCCATACCCATTTGCAGAGGGGAAGATGTTTGTTCTTACCATCCAAGCTGGTGTCGAAGGATACCATGTTAGTGTGGGAGGTCGTCATGTTGCCTCATTTCCTCATAGGATG GGGTTTTCTCTTGAAGATGCCACAGGTTTAGCTGTAACAGGTGGTGTAGACGTTCACTCCATATATGCAACCTCTCTTCCAAAGGTCCATCCTAGTTTCTCTCTCCAGCAGGTATTGGAAATGTCTGAAAGGTGGAAGGCTCGCCCTGTACCAGAGGAACCAATTAAGGTTTTTATTGGCATACTCTCTGCTACGAACCATTTTGGGGAGCGCATGGCTATAAGAAAAAGCTGGATGCAGTTTCCTGCCATCCAACTGGGAAATGTGGTTGCTCGGTTCTTTGTTGCACTG AGTCATAGAAAAGAGATAAATGCAGCACTAAAGAAGGAAGCAGAATATTTTGGAGATGTTGTCATTGTGCCATTTATTGACCGGTATGAGCTGGTGGTTCTGAAAACAGTTGCAATATGTGAATTTGGG GTGCAAAATGTAAGTGCAGAGTATATCATGAAGTGCGACGATGACACCTTTGTAAGGCTGGATGTTGTGTTGCAACAGATCTCTGTCTACAACAGAACCATGCCTCTTTATATGGGCAACCTAAATCTGTTACACAGGCCCCTTCGGCATGGTAAATGGGCTGTGACGTACGAG GAATGGCCAGAATTTGTGTATCCTCCATATGCTAATGGACCAGGCTATGTTATTTCAATCGACATTGCACAAGATATCGTATCGCGCCATGCAAATCACTCCCTAAGG TGCAGTTGTTCAAGATGGAAGATGTGA
- the LOC102700759 gene encoding hydroxyproline O-galactosyltransferase GALT2-like isoform X1 — MKRARSSEVFLGGRGRARRRVAPLLAAAAFVYLLFVSVKLTGLGIADPAAISRPASGGGGVGEVMQRRLEVEEPAPHARSARAGVAVAGYGRITGEILRRREAGGWRRRWGRSGNVSELERMAEEAWELGGKAWEEACAFAGDVDSIVSRDGGGETKCPGSIAIGGADGETVAFLPCGLAVGSAVTVVGTAWAARPEYVEALERRGEGNGTVMVAQFAVELRGLRAVEGEEPPRILHLNPRLRGDWSQRPVLEMNTCFRMQWGKAHRCDGNPSKDDDQVDGLVKCEKWDRRDTVDSKETKTSSWLNRFIGRAKKPEMRWPYPFAEGKMFVLTIQAGVEGYHVSVGGRHVASFPHRMGFSLEDATGLAVTGGVDVHSIYATSLPKVHPSFSLQQVLEMSERWKARPVPEEPIKVFIGILSATNHFGERMAIRKSWMQFPAIQLGNVVARFFVALSHRKEINAALKKEAEYFGDVVIVPFIDRYELVVLKTVAICEFGVQNVSAEYIMKCDDDTFVRLDVVLQQISVYNRTMPLYMGNLNLLHRPLRHGKWAVTYEEWPEFVYPPYANGPGYVISIDIAQDIVSRHANHSLRLFKMEDVSMGMWVEDFNATTPVQYIHSWRFCQFGCVHSYFTAHYQSPWQMLCLWNKLSSGRAHCCNYR, encoded by the exons atgaagCGGGCGCGCAGCTCCGAGGTATTCCTAGGAGGCCGGggtcgcgcgcgccgccgcgtggcGCCCCTGCTCGCTGCCGCGGCCTTCGTTTACCTCCTGTTCGTGTCAGTAAAGCTCACCGGCCTCGGCATCGCCGACCCGGCGGCTATCAGTCgcccggcgagcggcggcggcggcgtgggggagGTGATgcagcggcggctcgaggTCGAGGAGCCGGCACCCCACGCGCGCTCTGCTAGGGCtggtgtcgccgtcgcggggTACGGCCGCATCACTGGGGAGatcctccggcggcgggaggctggagggtggcggaggcggtgggggcgctCCGGGAACGTCTCGGAGCTCGAGAGGATGGCCGAGGAGGCGTGGGAGCTGGGTGGGAAGGCATGGGAGGAGGCGTGCGCGTTCGCCGGCGACGTGGACTCCATCGTCTCCCGCGACGGCGGGGGCGAGACCAAGTGCCCCGGCTCGATCGCcatcggcggcgccgacggcgagacCGTGGCGTTCCTCCCGTGCGGGCTGGCCGTCGGGTCGGCGGTGACGGTGGTGGGGACGGCGTGGGCGGCCCGGCCGGAGTACGTGGAGGCGCTGgagcggcgcggggaggggaACGGGACGGTGATGGTGGCGCAGTTCGCCGTCGAGCTGCGGGGGCTCCGCGCCGTCGAGGGCGAGGAGCCGCCCAGGATCCTGCACCTCAACCCGCGGCTGCGCGGCGACTGGAGCCAGCGGCCCGTGCTGGAGATGAACACCTGCTTCCGCATGCAGTGGGGCAAGGCGCACCGCTGCGACGGCAACCCCTCCAAGGACGACGACCAGG TGGATGGATTGGTTAAATGTGAGAAATGGGATCGGAGAGACACTGTTGattcaaaagaaacaaagacaAGTTCATGGTTGAACAGGTTCATTGGACGAGCAAAGAAACCAGAAATGAGATGGCCATACCCATTTGCAGAGGGGAAGATGTTTGTTCTTACCATCCAAGCTGGTGTCGAAGGATACCATGTTAGTGTGGGAGGTCGTCATGTTGCCTCATTTCCTCATAGGATG GGGTTTTCTCTTGAAGATGCCACAGGTTTAGCTGTAACAGGTGGTGTAGACGTTCACTCCATATATGCAACCTCTCTTCCAAAGGTCCATCCTAGTTTCTCTCTCCAGCAGGTATTGGAAATGTCTGAAAGGTGGAAGGCTCGCCCTGTACCAGAGGAACCAATTAAGGTTTTTATTGGCATACTCTCTGCTACGAACCATTTTGGGGAGCGCATGGCTATAAGAAAAAGCTGGATGCAGTTTCCTGCCATCCAACTGGGAAATGTGGTTGCTCGGTTCTTTGTTGCACTG AGTCATAGAAAAGAGATAAATGCAGCACTAAAGAAGGAAGCAGAATATTTTGGAGATGTTGTCATTGTGCCATTTATTGACCGGTATGAGCTGGTGGTTCTGAAAACAGTTGCAATATGTGAATTTGGG GTGCAAAATGTAAGTGCAGAGTATATCATGAAGTGCGACGATGACACCTTTGTAAGGCTGGATGTTGTGTTGCAACAGATCTCTGTCTACAACAGAACCATGCCTCTTTATATGGGCAACCTAAATCTGTTACACAGGCCCCTTCGGCATGGTAAATGGGCTGTGACGTACGAG GAATGGCCAGAATTTGTGTATCCTCCATATGCTAATGGACCAGGCTATGTTATTTCAATCGACATTGCACAAGATATCGTATCGCGCCATGCAAATCACTCCCTAAGG TTGTTCAAGATGGAAGATGTGAGCATGGGCATGTGGGTCGAAGACTTCAATGCCACCACCCCTGTTCAGTACATTCACAGCTGGAGGTTCTGCCAGTTCGGCTGCGTGCATAGCTACTTCACGGCGCATTACCAGTCGCCTTGGCAAATGCTGTGCCTCTGGAACAAACTATCATCAGGCCGAGCACACTGCTGTAACTACAGATGA